From one Vibrio neonatus genomic stretch:
- a CDS encoding amino acid aminotransferase has translation MFSNLTAPKQDPILSLSQAYRLDQRDNKVDLGIGVYKNSDGVTPVMQSVLTAQARVLEQQTTKAYVGMAGDEEFNAAALSLVLPDAAVASRASSIQTPGASGGLRMLAELIAFSNPGATVWLSNPSYVNHQPVMEAAGLKVKHYRYFDVATKQVDTSALLEDLAKVKAKDVVLLHGCCHNPTGADLTPEAWKSVTELAQRNGFLPFIDIAYQGFGDGLAQDAFGVQHMASNLPELLVTSSCSKNFGLYRERTGSAIIVADQATHATNARGKLLQMARTTYTMPPAHGASIVKTVLLDNELKAAWQQELEQMRLRLVNLRANLCSELVERTGSHDFDFIQQHKGMFSVLGFAPSQMLRLREEFGVYGVDDGRINIAGLREKDLAYVASSIAAVR, from the coding sequence ATGTTCTCCAACTTAACTGCACCTAAACAGGATCCTATCCTGTCTCTTTCTCAAGCTTACCGTTTAGACCAACGTGATAATAAAGTTGATCTTGGTATTGGCGTCTATAAAAACAGTGACGGTGTCACTCCGGTTATGCAATCGGTACTTACCGCGCAAGCGCGAGTGCTTGAACAGCAAACGACCAAGGCATACGTAGGTATGGCAGGGGACGAGGAGTTTAATGCTGCGGCATTAAGCCTTGTATTACCTGATGCTGCGGTGGCTTCTCGTGCTAGCTCAATTCAAACTCCGGGCGCAAGTGGTGGTCTACGCATGTTGGCTGAATTGATAGCCTTTAGTAACCCAGGCGCCACGGTTTGGCTGAGTAATCCAAGCTATGTAAACCATCAACCTGTGATGGAAGCAGCGGGTCTAAAAGTTAAGCATTATCGCTATTTTGATGTGGCGACTAAACAAGTTGATACATCAGCACTGCTGGAAGATTTGGCAAAAGTGAAAGCAAAAGATGTGGTTCTTTTGCATGGCTGTTGTCATAACCCAACGGGCGCCGATTTAACGCCAGAGGCGTGGAAGAGCGTGACTGAATTAGCGCAAAGAAACGGCTTCTTGCCATTTATCGACATTGCTTATCAAGGTTTTGGTGATGGGTTAGCGCAAGATGCGTTTGGCGTGCAGCATATGGCGAGCAATTTACCTGAGCTACTTGTGACCAGTTCTTGTTCTAAAAACTTCGGTTTGTACCGAGAAAGAACCGGTAGTGCGATTATTGTGGCGGATCAAGCAACGCATGCCACAAATGCGCGCGGCAAATTATTACAGATGGCAAGAACAACTTATACTATGCCTCCTGCTCATGGTGCGTCTATAGTTAAAACTGTGTTGTTAGACAATGAGTTAAAAGCGGCATGGCAACAAGAGTTAGAGCAAATGCGCCTACGCTTAGTCAACTTACGCGCTAACTTGTGTTCAGAGCTTGTAGAGCGCACAGGCTCGCACGATTTTGACTTTATTCAGCAGCACAAAGGCATGTTTAGCGTGTTAGGTTTCGCGCCTTCGCAAATGCTTCGATTGCGTGAAGAGTTTGGTGTGTACGGTGTTGATGATGGACGTATTAACATTGCCGGACTAAGAGAAAAAGATTTAGCGTATGTTGCATCATCAATTGCGGCGGTGCGTTAA
- a CDS encoding ATP-dependent zinc protease family protein, which yields MKHWKILSIALAAGSMAACSTTAPPAQEEQQEVKFEQPVMEQEPEEAIEEVVEKEEPKAEMVEKEVKPAPLPTKTADGKLILGEREWIYFPEFKATVKARIDSGATTSSLSAVEIKQFERDGDQWVKFKPSHNGKIGKEISLPVVRFAKIKQSSTEDTDKRPVVAVWIQISDLKEKTEFTLVDRSHLDFPVLLGRSFVRDVAIVDVSRRYVQPKASK from the coding sequence ATGAAACATTGGAAAATTTTAAGTATCGCGTTAGCAGCAGGCTCTATGGCTGCATGTTCAACAACAGCGCCACCTGCTCAGGAAGAGCAACAAGAGGTGAAGTTTGAGCAGCCGGTTATGGAACAAGAGCCTGAAGAAGCGATTGAAGAAGTCGTAGAAAAAGAAGAGCCAAAAGCTGAAATGGTAGAGAAGGAGGTGAAGCCTGCTCCTTTACCAACTAAAACAGCCGACGGTAAGTTGATTCTTGGTGAAAGAGAATGGATTTACTTTCCTGAATTTAAAGCGACCGTTAAGGCGCGCATAGATTCAGGTGCGACGACTTCTTCATTGTCTGCTGTCGAGATAAAACAGTTTGAACGTGACGGTGACCAATGGGTTAAGTTTAAGCCGTCACACAATGGCAAAATAGGCAAAGAAATTAGCTTGCCTGTGGTACGTTTTGCCAAAATAAAACAATCGAGCACCGAGGATACGGATAAACGTCCTGTGGTTGCTGTATGGATACAAATCTCAGATCTGAAAGAAAAAACAGAGTTTACTTTAGTGGATCGTTCTCATCTTGATTTCCCTGTATTACTTGGCCGTAGTTTTGTTCGAGACGTTGCCATTGTCGATGTAAGTCGACGATATGTGCAGCCTAAAGCGAGCAAATAA